A stretch of Mesorhizobium sp. M2A.F.Ca.ET.046.03.2.1 DNA encodes these proteins:
- the argH gene encoding argininosuccinate lyase, which translates to MSDKKASNQMWGGRFASGPAAIMEAINASIGFDRKLYAQDISGSIAHSEMLAETGIISAADQEKIAHGLNTILKEIEAGTFEFSTRLEDIHMNVEARLADLIGPAAGRLHTARSRNDQVAVDLRLWVKQECQRVAEALKDLIAAFLERAEEHAATVMPGFTHMQAAQPVTFGHHCMAYVEMFGRDLSRVHDAIERMDESPLGAAALAGTSFSIDRHMTAKALGFREPTRNSLDSVSDRDFALEFLSLAAICATHLSRLAEEIVIWSTPQFGFIRLSDSFSTGSSIMPQKKNPDAAELVRGKTGRVNGHLVGLLTVMKGMPLTYGKDMQEDKEAVFDAAETLDLMLAATTGMVRDMTVNAAAMKKAAGAGHATATDLADWLVRNLGLPFREAHHVTGRAVALAEEKKVGLEKLSLEDLRSIHPGITDDIFSVLAVQNSVKSRVSFGGTAPSEVRKQIRYWKKRLAKA; encoded by the coding sequence ATGAGCGACAAGAAGGCCAGCAACCAGATGTGGGGCGGACGTTTTGCCTCGGGTCCGGCCGCGATCATGGAAGCGATCAACGCGTCGATCGGCTTCGACCGCAAGCTCTATGCGCAGGACATAAGCGGATCGATCGCCCATAGCGAGATGTTGGCTGAAACGGGCATTATTTCGGCGGCCGATCAAGAAAAAATCGCTCACGGGCTGAACACGATCCTGAAAGAGATCGAGGCCGGCACCTTCGAATTCTCCACCAGGCTGGAAGACATCCACATGAATGTCGAGGCCCGCCTTGCCGACCTGATCGGCCCTGCGGCCGGACGTCTGCACACCGCCCGCTCGCGCAACGACCAGGTGGCGGTCGATCTGAGGCTCTGGGTCAAGCAGGAATGCCAGCGCGTCGCCGAGGCATTGAAGGACTTGATCGCCGCATTCCTCGAACGCGCCGAGGAGCATGCGGCGACCGTCATGCCCGGCTTCACCCATATGCAGGCCGCGCAGCCGGTGACTTTCGGCCACCATTGCATGGCCTATGTCGAGATGTTCGGCCGCGACCTCTCGCGCGTCCACGACGCCATCGAGCGCATGGACGAAAGCCCGCTTGGCGCGGCGGCGCTTGCCGGCACCAGCTTTTCCATCGACCGTCATATGACCGCGAAGGCGCTCGGCTTCCGCGAACCGACGCGCAATTCGCTGGACAGCGTTTCGGACCGCGACTTCGCGCTGGAATTCCTGAGCCTCGCCGCGATCTGCGCGACGCACCTCTCGCGGCTCGCCGAGGAGATCGTCATCTGGTCGACGCCGCAATTCGGCTTCATCCGCCTGTCGGATTCCTTCTCCACCGGCTCCTCGATCATGCCGCAGAAGAAGAACCCGGACGCCGCCGAGCTGGTGCGCGGCAAGACCGGCCGCGTCAACGGCCATCTCGTCGGCCTGCTGACCGTGATGAAGGGCATGCCGCTGACCTATGGCAAGGACATGCAAGAGGACAAGGAAGCGGTCTTCGACGCCGCCGAGACGCTCGACCTGATGCTGGCGGCGACCACCGGCATGGTGCGCGACATGACCGTCAACGCCGCCGCCATGAAGAAGGCCGCCGGCGCCGGTCACGCCACCGCGACCGACCTCGCCGACTGGCTGGTGCGCAATCTCGGCCTGCCCTTTCGCGAGGCGCACCATGTCACCGGCCGCGCCGTGGCGCTCGCCGAGGAGAAGAAGGTCGGCCTGGAGAAGCTCTCGCTGGAGGACCTGCGCTCGATCCATCCCGGCATCACCGACGACATCTTCTCGGTGCTTGCCGTGCAGAATTCGGTGAAGAGCCGGGTGAGCTTCGGCGGCACCGCGCCGTCCGAAGTGCGCAAGCAGATCCGCTACTGGAAAAAGCGGCTCGCCAAGGCTTAA
- a CDS encoding TlpA disulfide reductase family protein: MADGKRFFFPATRLILAALVAGVLAGAVAVYVSESGSGNNAPEKVAAAAGKDDTACAAKATRAKTVAAKAVGQVAALQPADPPQSLKSLAFNGPDGKPMTIADHAGKTVLLNLWATWCAPCRAEMPALDALQKEKGSKDFEVVAVNVDTGDDTKPKKFLKEIGVETLGFYRDPTIALFNEAKTRGLALGLPVTMLIDADGCLIAHMNGPAEWSSPDAKRLVEAALAP; encoded by the coding sequence ATGGCAGACGGCAAGAGATTCTTTTTTCCGGCTACGCGCCTAATCCTTGCCGCTTTGGTGGCGGGCGTGCTGGCCGGCGCGGTCGCGGTATATGTCAGCGAGAGCGGTTCTGGCAACAACGCTCCGGAGAAGGTCGCTGCGGCCGCCGGCAAAGACGACACCGCCTGTGCGGCCAAGGCAACCCGGGCCAAGACCGTCGCCGCAAAAGCGGTTGGCCAGGTCGCGGCGCTGCAGCCAGCCGATCCGCCGCAATCGCTGAAAAGCCTCGCCTTCAACGGTCCCGATGGCAAGCCGATGACGATCGCCGACCATGCCGGCAAGACGGTGCTGCTCAATCTGTGGGCGACATGGTGCGCGCCTTGCCGCGCCGAGATGCCGGCGCTCGACGCGCTGCAGAAGGAGAAGGGCAGCAAGGACTTCGAGGTCGTCGCGGTCAATGTCGATACGGGCGACGATACCAAGCCGAAGAAGTTCCTCAAGGAAATCGGCGTCGAGACGCTCGGCTTCTACCGCGATCCGACGATCGCCCTGTTCAACGAGGCGAAGACGCGCGGCCTGGCGCTCGGGCTTCCGGTCACCATGCTGATCGACGCGGACGGCTGCTTGATCGCGCATATGAACGGCCCGGCCGAATGGTCGAGCCCCGACGCCAAGCGCCTGGTGGAAGCGGCGCTCGCGCCGTGA